A stretch of Mustela nigripes isolate SB6536 chromosome 6, MUSNIG.SB6536, whole genome shotgun sequence DNA encodes these proteins:
- the FKBP11 gene encoding peptidyl-prolyl cis-trans isomerase FKBP11 — protein sequence MTLRPSLLPLRLLLLSGVMCRAEAGFETESPVRSLQVETLVEPPEPCAEPAAFGDTLHIHYTGSLVDGRIIDTSLTRDPLVIELGQKQVIPGLEQSLLDMCVGEKRRAIIPSHLAYGKRGFPPSIPADAVLQFDVELIALIRANYWQKLVKGILPLVGMAMVPALLGLIGYHLYKKANRPKVSKKKLKEEKRNKSKKK from the exons ATGACCCTGCGCCCCTCACTTCTCCCGCTCCGTCTGCTGCTGCTCAGTGGGGTGATGTGCCGGGCTGAGGCTGGGTTTGAAACCGAAAGTCCCGTCCGGAGCCTCCAAGTGGAGACCCTG GTGGAGCCCCCCGAGCCGTGCGCGGAGCCAGCTGCTTTTGGAGACACGCTGCACATACACTACACG GGCAGCTTGGTAGATGGACGCATTATTGACACTTCCCTGACCAGAGATCCTCTGGTTATAGAACTTGGCCAAAAGCAGGTGATCCCAG GTCTGGAGCAGAGCCTTCTAGACATGTGTGTGGG agagaagagaagggcaaTCATTCCCTCTCACTTGGCCTATGGAAAACGGGGATTTCCACCATCTATCCCAG cgGATGCAGTGCTGCAGTTTGATGTGGAGCTGATTGCACTGATCCGAGCCAACTACTGGCAAAAGCTGGTGAAGGGCATTCTGCCTCTGGTAGGCATGGCCATGGTGCCAGCCCTCCTGGGCCTCATTGGGTATCACCTATACAAAAAGGCCAACAGACCTAAAGTCTCCAAAAAGAAGCTCAAGGAAGAGAAACgaaacaagagcaaaaagaaataa